The region CCACTTCTTCCGCACTGGTTTTAGTGACTGTACCAGTTACCTCCTGGACTGGCCCTTTGGAAGCTGCACTAGAACCCTCCCCAAAACCACCAAGGATAACGCTGATGAAGGAACGGTTCATGGCTTTACACATGATGTAGCTCAGAATTGCGCCACTGCTTCCCACTAAAGCTCCGGTAATAATCAGCAAATCGTTGGAGAGCATAAAGCCTGCCGCCGCCGCTGCCCAACCGGAGTAGCTGTTGAGCATGGAAATTACCACCGGCATATCTGCCCCCCCGATCGCCGCAACGAGATGGAGGCCCAACACTCCGGCAATGGCAGTCATAATCAGCAGTGGCGTTAAACCAGCGGAATTGTCCAACTGCATGAATTGCACGCCCAAAATGACCGTAGCCACCAGCAGGGAAATGTTCAAAAAGTGCCTAGCCGGGAGCATGAGGGGTTTGCTGCCGATGATGGCCCGCAATTTACCGAAGGCCACAATGGAGCCGGTGAAGGTGACAGCCCCAATAAATACGCCCACATAAATTTCTATTTGATGAATGAAGGCTTCGGAGCCCGTTAGGCCATTTTCCGGAGCCAGGTAATTGGCAACTCCCACTAGGACAGCGGCTAAACCAACAAAACTGTGCAAAATAGCCACCAATTCCGGCATGGAGGTCATGGCCACCCTGGATGCCAATAGGAAACCAATCACGACAGCGGGGATAATAGCCCCCAACAAAGTGGTGTAACCGGTGAAACTTCCCCCCAAAGCCGTGGCTAAAAAGGCGATCGCCATACCGGCAATGCCGTAGAGGTTTCCCCGGCGGGCACTTTCTTGGTTAGCCAGTCCCCCTAGGCTAAAAATAAAGAGAATACTGGCGGCAACGTAGGCCACGGTCTGTAAACTGTTAGACATAGAAATGTTTGATTTTGATTAATGTTAATGATGAAAAAAATGGTCAATCATTTCCTGATTCAATAATGCTTTCCAAAGCGATTATCAAAGGAGGCAAGGAAAACTGAACGGTTTGCCAGATACGATCAATATTGAGACGATCATATTCATGACCAATACGATGTCTCATACCAATGACTTGTCGCCAAGGAATATCTGTAATTGCTTCTTTAGACTTAACTGATATTCTACGGGGCGCTTCACCAATAATTTCAAGTTGGCGAGTGACAGCTGATTGGCACATTAAATTATCTTGAAAAGATTCTAAACTAATGCCCATTGTAAAACTTTGAACCAATTTTGCCGCATTAAGCATATCTTTCGGGTAACTCAACTCGCGGGTTTGCATAAATAACCTGGCAGGATTCTAAAGTTGCCTTTTTTCTAAAGGGATTTTGACTTTTTTCGATGCTGATTCGCTCTACTAAGTCAACTTTCCGGTTAAAGATTTCTTCAAGTTGATCTTCCATATCCACTAGATCTAGAATTGTCCAGAGGATGTTAGACGCAAAAGAGACCAAAACGTCAATGTCACTGTTATCTAGATCAAAATCATCTCGAAGAACTGAACCAAATAGGGCAAGCTCAGTTATTTGCCATTGCTGACAAAATGTAGTAACTTTGCCTGGATCAATGGAAATTTTATGTTTAAATGCTGGGGAAATTTGCATAGGAATTATCGGGCTATAACGTAGGAAACAGAAATATGAAAACCGGCCTCATGTTGAGTTAATTGGAAATCTTTGATAATTCTGTTGTCCTTAGGGAATACATCCAATTTGCGCTCAGTTAACTCCTCAACAAAATCTCTTAAATCCTGCGTCACTTCTATACTTTCTGGCTCGAGGGGATTGACCAGGCCTTCAAAAAAACTTTCCATAAGTTTTTCTCGTCCGCTTTCAGAAAATACAGCACAATTCCAGGCTAATACTGCCAACTCAAAGGAAAATTCCCTTTCTTCATAGGAATCTTCATCATCAAGAAAGGGGGAAGCAAATTGCTCTAAAACCACAGACATTTTTTTCATGCCCTTTGGTTTTTCAACAAAGGTAATTCCTTTATTGTCCTCGTCATTTGCAAGTCTTTTTTTAAATTGATCGTAGGCCGCTAATTCCTCTTTTCTAATAGATTGAGGAGTAGGCTCCCTTCTTGGTAATTTCTCGCCACGAGTTTCTTCGTGAAATAACCTTTGAAATTCTTTTGATTTTGTGGCCATAATTTAATTCTGATTAAAAAATAAAATTACTTCCGGAACATTTTTAGCATCCGTTGGGTAACTAAAAATCCCCCAGCAATATTGATTGTTCCCACCAAAATGGCGATCGCCCCCAGGATGGTGGTGGGACTATTCAATGGGCCGGAAATTTGGAGCATGCCGCCGATGATGATGATGCCACTAATGGCATTGGTCACGCTCATCAAAGGAGTATGGAGGGCCGGGGCCACATTCCAAATTAATTGCCAGCCCACCACACAGGCCAACACAAAAACTGTGAAATGGGAAAGGAAAGAAGTTGGTGCCCCCAGCCCAATGCCCACCAAGGCGATCGCCGCTAGGGCTAACCAAAGGAAATTACCAGAGCCGGATTTTTTGCCGGATTTGGCTTCACTGTCCACTACGGTCACGGCGGGTTTAGTCGGTTGGGGAGGACTGGGGGGATTAATTTTTGGCGGCGGCCAGGTAACTTTGCCTTCATGGGATACTAAAGCTCCCCGGATTACCTCGTCTTCCACATCCACCTTAAAGTCTTCCGAGCCCCCCATGTCCTTGAGCAAATGCCAAAGATTAGTGCCATACAGTTGGCTGGATTGACTGGCCATGCGACTGGGTAAATCGGTGTAGCCAATGATGGTTACCCCTTCGTAATCGTAAACTTCTCCAGGTTTAGTGACTTCACAATTTCCCCCCTGTTCCGCCGCTAGATCTACCACGACGGAACCGGCCCGCATGGATTTCACCATTGCTTCGGTAATTAACTTGGGAGCAGGACGACCAGGAATTAACGCTGTGGTGATAATAATGTCCACCTCCTGGGCCTGGGCCGCAAATAACGCCATTTCCGCCGCAATGAATTCTTCACTCATGGTCTTGGCGTAACCACCTTGCCCTGTGCCATCCTCTTTGAAATCCAGCAGGAGAAACTCGCCGCCTAAACTTTCCACCTGTTCTTTGACCACTGGGCGGGTATCAAAGGCCCGCACGATCGCCCCTAAACTTTTGGCCGCCCCGATCGCCGCTAGACCGGCCACCCCGGCCCCAATGACTAGAACTTTGGCCGGGGGAACTTTCCCTGCCGCGGTAATTTGCCCGGTGAAAAAGCGTCCAAACCGATTAGCCGCTTCAATTACAGCCCGATAACCGGCAATGTTGGCCATGGAACTAAGGGCATCTAGCTTCTGGGCCCGGCTAATACGGGGCACCGCATCCATGGCTAGCACGGTGATATTTTTGGCGGCCAATTTCTCCAGCAGTTCTGGACTCTGGGCGGGCCAAATGAAACTAATTAAAGTTTTCCCTTCCGGCAACTCTTCCACTTCCTCCGGAGCAGGGGGACGCACCTTGAGAATAATATCCGCTTGGTTAAATAACGTTTGGCGATCGCCAACGATTTGACAACCGAGGGCTTCGTAGAGTGCATCAGCAAAATCAGCCCGACTGCCGGCCCCCGTTTCTAGCAGGAGGTCAAAGCCCAACTTTTGTAGCTTTTTCGCGGTGTCAGGGGTCATGGCCACCCGACATTCCTGGTCAAAGCACTCCCTGGGCACCCCAATCTTTTTCGGGGCTGGGGCAGAAGTAAGGGGAGCAACAGCAGTGGCTGGGGCGGCAATGGTCATGGAAAAAAAATTGGAATAAACACTGGGTTCCTAACTTGCATACTAAGGCGATCATCAAAGTTTTGGGCCAATTTCTTAGAATTGAACAGTTAAGATTGTTTGACAACCAAGTTTCAGCTATGACTAGGCGTAAGGCAAAAAAGCAAAAATTGGAAGCCGCCAGACTCCGCCGAGTTAAGCAAAGAGGCCCCATAAATCCCTGTGATCCCAACGTTATTCCACCAGCGGAAGCCATCATGGCCAATCCCCAGGCATTGAGCCATAACAACACCTATGGCCCGATGCCCAGATTCTATGTGGACCAATTGGTGCAATGTCGTCAGTGCGGCAAGGAAGAGATCTGGAGAGCCGCAGCCCAGCAATGGTGGTACGAAGTGGCCAAGGGCAATATCAATTCCAAGGCCGTACTCTGTCGAGCCTGTCGGGCTGTGGAAAAACAAAGGAAAGCAGCGGCTAGAAAGCAACACCAGAATGGCTTAGCCTTGAAAGAAAAACGTGATTAGTCTGACTTTAGGATTGGGGGCAATGGTCATGGGGTGATTGATTGTCGCTTCAGATTCACTATTACCATCCAACGGCGATCGTCCAAAAAGAGAGTGAAACCTTCACCCTGCAACCGTAAGATAGGTAGGGATTGCTCAGGAGGGAACCCATGGATTGGCACGTTGCAAAAAATTACGAGGATATTCTCTATTACAAAGCAGGTGGCATCGCCAAAATTGTCATCAACCGTCCCCATAAACGCAACGCCTTTCGTCCCCAAACCGTTTTTGAACTCTATGATGCGTTTTGTAACGCCCGGGAAGATAGCCGCATTGGCGTAGTGCTACTAACCGGAGCCGGGCCCCACAGTGATGGCAAGTATGCATTTTGTTCCGGTGGTGACCAATCTGTCCGGGGGGAAGGGGGCTATATCGACGATCAAGGCACTCCCCGCCTTAACGTGCTTGATTTGCAACGGTTAATTCGCTCCATGCCCAAGGTTGTCATCGCCCTAGTCGCTGGCTATGCCATTGGCGGTGGCCACGTTTTACATCTGGTGTGTGACCTAACTATTGCCGCCGATAACGCTGTTTTTGGCCAAACTGGGCCGAAAGTCGGTAGTTTTGACGGAGGCTTTGGCTCCAGTTACTTAGCTCGCATTGTTGGGCAAAAAAAAGCTAGGGAAATTTGGTATCTCTGCCGGCAATACTCTGCCCAGGAAGCCGAACGCATGGGCATGGTCAACACCGTTGTTCCCGTCGACCGCCTGGAGAAAGAAGGTGTTCAATGGGCCAAGGAAATTTTGAGTAAAAGCCCTTTGGCAATCCGTTGCCTCAAAGCCGCTTTTAATGCAGACTGTGACGGCCAAGCCGGGTTACAGGAATTAGCCGGTAACGCCACCTTGCTCTATTACATGACCGCCGAAGGTAGTGAAGGCAAACAAGCCTTTTTGGAAAAACGCTCCCCCGATTTTAGCCAATATCCCTGGTTGCCATAACTCTAATAATGAACTTTTCGCGCCATCAGTCCCAAGCTATCTAGTTAATTCTAACCAATCCTGCCATGCCCAAAAACGCCTTACCTAGGCCGCTTCGGCGGTGATCATAGTTTCTGAAGGTTCTTCCACCACATCATCCTTGGTGGTGAGGGCATAGGCATGCTCCAAATGAACCACATCTTCAAGGTTTTCCCAAGAACCAGCAAAGGGCCTTGCCGCCAAAGAACAAGCTTTCCATTGTGCTTGCACTGGCACATTCAGTTGATTACAAATGCCTCCCCGCCTACCTTCAGCTTGGTAGTAACGGCAATAGCGACAGGAAGAAGTAACAAAGTTAGCGGTTTTCATTGGTGAGGCGTGGGGAAATTAGGCAGTTATTAAAGTGTTTGAAAAATATCAGCTCGAACTTTCTAGATGTTTATATTTTGCCCTATGCAACCAAGGGGGCAGATTCCCATTAAACTGTTACCCTGTCTGCGTTTACCTGTCCAACGGGAGCAAATTCTCTTCAGGTTGTCTTAATATTCGTTTTACAAATCGATACGTTTGGCATAGTACCTAACCTTAGCGCGTAACAAAATCTTTAAATAGTGGAATGGGATGGAATAAAAAAAGGCGGGGATCAAGAAAAAACAAGGCTAAAATGACCGGTTGCCCAATTAATAATCTTTTTTTTAATCAAACTTACTAAGATTGAGCTATCTTGATCCCAGGTTAAAATTGCTTTTCTAACCAGTAAATTACCTTTTCCCCCAGGCGCACTCCTTCGAGGCGGTCAATCTCCCGGATCCCCGTCGGACTCGTAACATTGACTTCCGTTAGGTAGCCTCCGATAACATCAATGCCGACAAAATATAGACCATCGGCCTGCAATTTAGGTTTTAGTAAAGCGCAAATTTCTGCTTCCCTGGAGGTAATGATTGTGGGGGCCACTCGACCACCGACTGCCATATTTCCCCGGAATTCCGCCCCGCTGGGAATGCGATTGACAGCCCCAATCGGATCACCATCCAGCAGGATAATCCGTTTGTCACCGTCTTTGGCAGCAGGTAAAAAACGTTGCACCATTACTGGTTCCCTACCTTGTTGAGTACTAATTTCAACCAGGGAGTTAAAGTTACGATCGCCAGGATCTAGGAATAAAATTCCCTCCCCAGCCTTACCACCCAAGGGTTTTAACACTGCCGCTCCCTGCTCTTCCAAAAATTGACGGATCAGACCCTTATCCAAACTAACTACTGTGGAGGGCATCATCGACGCAAATTGCAGGGTGTACATTTTTTCGTTAGCTTCCCGCAGCCCCTGGGGAGAATTGATTACCATGGTTTCTGTGGGGGCCAGTAACTCCAAAATGAAAGTGGCGTAAAGGTACTGAACTGTCACCGGCGGGTCCTTGCGCATGAACACCGCTTGGCATGTAGTCAGAGACATCCACTGGGACTCAGACACTTCGTACCAAGGTTGGGAAACTTGCCAGTGGCCATCCACCAAACTCACCGGCTGAAGACGAACCGCCGCCAACTTAGCCCAGGCTTGGCCATTGATAACCGATAAGTCCCCCACTGAGGTTACCAAAACTTCATGGCCCAGTTTTTGGGCTGCTTCCATCATGGCCACAGTGGAATCATGGCCAGGATCGAGTTTTTCTAGGGGATCGACAATAAAAGCCAGTTTCACAGGGTCAATATCCTTGGGATGGGGGCAAAAGCCGTAATGATTAAAGACAAATAGTACAAATACCGATTAGCTCGCCCAACTATTGAAGCAGGGGGTCTAATTTGCCGGCACTTTCCAGGGCGTAGATATCATCACAGCCGCCAATGTGTTGGTCGTCAATAAAAATTTGGGGCAAGCTCCTTCTGCCGTTGGCCCTTTCTGCCATGGACTCTCTGGCTTCGTTATCGCCGTCAATGCAATATTCTTGAAACTCTATCCCTTTACGTTTCAATAACGCCAGGGCTCTCATGCAAAAGGGGCAGGTGCTCCATGTATAAATTTCAACCTTTGCCGAAACAGCCATGGCCATGCTTAATGTAAAGATTTGTACAGTTATGATTATAGCTGACCCTGTTCGTGGTTAGCGGTGAGCGACAAGCAATAATTGGCTGATCCTAATGGGCCATGCTCAATCTTAAGGTAGCAATGGGCCGTTGGCGATCGCCGTAATGAAGGGAAACAGACCCATGGTTTCCATTGGCGCTGGCACCATTTCCCCACGAAAGTCGAGAATTTGTACTAAAACTAGATAGGCTACAGCTAAAATAATCGAGATGGCACCGGTGACAATGGCCACAATTTTGCCTGAATCCATAGTGAGCTCCGCCCCAATTTCCCTGGGGAGATCTGTTTTCGCCTGATCCTACCACGGCTTCTCCAGGGGTTTTGGGACAGGCTTGTTCCTCCCCAACCACCGATCGCCACTTTTGGCCAGCACCATTTGACTATGATTTTTTCCTTAACTGTCCCCGTACCGGCATTTACCGAAGCAACGTCCTTGGAATGTTGGCGACAAATGCAACAAGTTTCCTTGCCCGTCCATTGCTCCGATCGCCCCAGCCCCATTGCCGTGGACACTAACTATGTCGACCAGGGTCAGGGGGAAACGATGCTTTTCCTCCATGGCTTTGACAGTTCGGTGTTGGAATTTCGCCGCCTACTGCCCCTAATAAAAAAAGATTTTCGGGTGATCGCCGTCGATTTGTTGGGATTTGGCTTCACAACTAGATCTAAAACATTACCGCCTACTCCAGCTAACATCAAAATTCACCTAGATCATTTTTGGCAAACAGTTATTCAAGAACCAATTACCTTAGTGGGGGTGTCCATGGGGGGAGCAGTGGCCCTAGATTTTTGCCTCAGCTTTCCCGAACGAGTCAAAAAACTAGTGCTGATAGATAGTGCTGGTCTGGCCAAACAACCCTTTGCCAGTCGGTTGATGTTTGCACCGGTTGATCGTTGGTTGACTAAATTTTTAGCTAATCCTAACGTGCGACAAAGCATTGGCCAGGCCGCCTATTACGACCGGAATTTGGCCAGTGAGGATGCTCGCCGCTGTGCAGAAGCCCATTTAGCCTGTGCCGGTTGGAGTGACGGACTGATTGCCTTCACCAAAAGCGGCGGCTATGGCTCCTTTTCCCAGCAGTTGGGGCAAATTGCCTCACCGAGTCTGATTATTTGGGGTAAACAAGACAAAATTTTAGGCACTAAAGCCCCGGAGCAGTTCCGTCGCCTGTTGCCCCAGAGCCAACTACTCTGGCTTGATACCTGTGGCCATGTGCCTCACTTGGAACAACCGGAAGCCACCGCCGCTGCCCTCAGACAATTTTGTCTATGACCACCAAGGTATAAAATCTTCTCCCTGGCTTTTAGAATTGAGATTAATAAAGGATAACTGCATCCAGCCGGGGGGATTTTCTTTAGGAAAGAATGGGAAAGGAGTATTATCGTTTACTTTGGTTGGCGCCCCATGCTGGTTCAAAACGTGGAACAAAACTAATTTACAAGTGAACTTATCGGCCCAATTATCATCTTCAAGTAATGATTTTTACTAGTACATACTTTGTTCGTTATCTAGGGTTGAAGAGCCTGTCTAATAAAGGTTTTGTAAACATTGACAATACATGGTCTAACTGATTATGGTTGTCGGAGTTAAAAACAATTATAAAGGTGACTATCCCCACGAATTGTTTACTTTTCTGCTACTATGTCTTCTATCCAACCAAAGATTATTTTCTCCTCAGTATCTATTTTGCACTGGTTCATCATTGCCTAAGATAATGTTGAAAATTTAATAATCTTTTGGTTGCCAAGGGTCCACATTTCACACTGCTACATAATGTCTATCAATGCTTACAAACTAGCTACGACATTGACAGAAGATGGCACGCTCCTGCTCCAGGATTTGCCGTGTCCAGCTGGTACTTCCGTAGAAGTTATTGTGTTGGTCGCTCCCCAGGGAATGGTTCTTCCCCAAGCTGAGAGGGCCCAAGGCCCTGCCCCCGGCAAAGTGGGGGAATCTGGGGCTGACTATATGGCCGCCACTGCCGACACTATGACCGAATGGAATTCTGAAGCTGATAATTCTGCATATCGACACCTATGAACACAATTTACGAACAATTTGACGTCGTCATTGTCCCAGTTCCCTTCACGGATAGGCAATCTGATATTCGTCGCCCCGCTTTAATTTTGTCTGACGCCCCTGCTTTTAATAACCGCATTGGTCACAGTGTTATGGCTATGATCACCTCGGCTAAAAATGCTCCTTGGCCCCTCGATACTCCCATCGAAGATACCCGTTCAGCGGGCTTATTCACTCCTTCTGTGGTGAGAATGAAACTGTTTACCCTGGAGCATAAGTACATCCTCGACTGCGTTGGTTCCCTATCCAAGCAAGACCGATTGATGGTTAAAAGCGCCTTTCCCCACGTTTTTAAGCTGAGTTAAGTTAATTAATTCATGGGATTGTCATCGGGTTTTTATGACCCCACTACCCCAAACCCCATCAAGTTATCCAATTCTTGGTATTCCGGTGGGCGATGATGGGTGGGTTTTCCCCTGCGTATTACTAGGCGATCGCCTTGGGAACGGGAGAAAAGCTCACTGAAGTGACGGGCTGGAAAGATGACAAAATCTGCTGGGCCATCTACAGCGAGGCAACCATGACCGACAAGTCCCATTAATTGGGCCGGGGTGTGATTGACGGTGGCACACCAGCGACCGTAGGGGGGATCCAGTTGGCCAATGCGTACGGATTGGTTCAATACTTCCAGGCCATCATGGTCGCCAAAGGGAAAAAACGGATCCCGACAGTTATCACTGGCAAATACGAGGGGAATACCCTGAGCTTGAATGGCATGAACTTTGGTAATGCCCCGCCAGGCCGGTTCCTGGGGCTGATCGCGGCCCTGGAGATACAGGTTGCACAGGGGCAAACTAATGATGGCAATATTGGCCTGCTTGACTAAATCCAGAGTTTGCTGGACTTGCTGGGGGGATTGCACATCCAAACTGCAACAGTGCCCACAGACAATTTGACCGGTAAAACCAACTTTTAAGGCGATGGCGGCTACTTGATGTAACACTCGGGAGCGGCGATCGCCATTTTCATCGACGTGGAGGTCAATGGCTAAATTCCTGGTCTGGGCGAGGCTAAACAGACGGGTTAACTGGGCCTCCACCTGGGGGCCGGCATAGGCCACTCCCCCTAAAATTCCTCCCCACTCTGTCATCTGATCGGCCAACTTTTCTGCCTCTGGAGTGAGGTAATAGTCTGTGGTGACCATGGCCACCCCCTGCAACGTCAGGCGATCGACCCAGGTCTGGCGCAGTTGACGAAAAACCTCCCAAACCATTTGTCCCCTCTGCCCTGCGGATTCCAAGTGAGTCCGCACAGCCACTGTGCCGTGGGCGTAACTACACCGGAGACCAAATTCCATTCTGCGGTAAACATCCTCCGGCTGCCGATGGTTGGCCGCATCCCGTTGGGTGCTGGCAATGGCCCCGGCAAAGGTTCCATTCCCATTGGGCGATCGCCCCCAGATATGGCCCTTATCCAGGTGAGTATGCATATCCACAAAACAAGGCAAGATCATTCTTCTACCTAAATTCACCCTGGGGACATCATCGTCGGTAACTAAGTCGAGCTCTTCCCCTTGCCCAACAGCAATGATATTTTTGATTTTGCCGTCGGCAATTTCCAGATTATAAAGTCCTAAATCTTCCCAGGGACTGGGGAACTGAAAATTTTCGGGAAAATTTACCTTGATTTTAACCAAATTAGGAAGAATATGGGCATTTTCAAGCCAATAGTGGCCATTACTTGGAAAAGCCAGAGGGGAAGACATAAAAATTTTAATTAGTTTGCCGTTGGAGCAACTCAGGGCCAAGCCCCGGCGCCTTACATTACTCTCCAGAAAAAAATTTAGCCCCTGTTGGAGATTAGATGCCAATTTTCCTAGAACATTGACCAGTATAATAGCCGGATTATCTGCCCTTTACCGACTTTGCCATGATTACCAGGGAAACTTTGCCCATTTATCTACAACGCCTGTGGCGGAATGCAATGGTGCGCTGGTGGATCATCGGCATTATCGCCATGGTCTTTAACGTTGTCCTGCTGGATTGGTTTAAGGTGTCCCTCGGCATGACCCTTACCTGGGCTTCTGTCCTCTCTGCTGAAGTTATTACCATTATTCGCTACGGGGCGATCGACCTCTGGGTCTTTCGTAATCCCAGTCTTTCTTGGCAACGCTGTTGGGAATACCATGTGGCTAACTTTAGTGGCTTTTTTCTCTGGAGTTTCATTATTGTGATCTTGGGCAATAAGCTGGGCTGGGATCATAAAATAGCGGCGATCGTAGCCACCATGATTACCGTTTTTTGGAGCATGGCCACCAACTTTCTTTGGGTCTGGCGTAAACCAAAAAAGAAAGCTTAATTTACAGCCCATTGGTGTAAGGGAAGGGACAGATAATGGTAGGTAAAATTTTTTACTTCATTAACGACGAAAAAAATCTTAAATACTGCTTTTTAATCGCAATAGCTGTCACTTTAGGGATTTTTTTGCTCAAGTTCTTCGTCACTGGTTTTGGGGTGTACGGTGATGGATTAGGCTATTACACCCCCTTGAGGTCTTTATTATTTGATGGCAACCTCAGGGTAGATAACGAATACAGATATTACGCTGAAACGGCAGGACAATTTAACAGCAGTCCCCGGGTATTTGGCCCCATTCCAGAATACAGCAAATACACGGTAGGTCTAGGCATAGTTCTGTTACCATTCTTTGCCTTAGGCCATCTTGTTGCTCTGATTTTACATCAGTTTAATAGCACTATTCCCATCAATGGCATGTCCTGGCCCTATGAGTTATTTTACTGTTTAGGAAGCATTAGTTTAGGTATCATTGGTTTAGCCTTGAGTTATTTGTTTGCTCGGCGTTATTTTTCCCACCTCAATTGTTTATTGGCAGTGGCAGGAATTTGGTTTGCTTCACCATTGAGCTACTACCTATTCCTGGAAGTATCCATGTCCCACGCGGTTTCTGCTTTTCTGATCGCCTTATTTTTATACGGCATATTCACTAAACCTTGGTTAAACAATGGCCGTTGGCAAATTGTCCTTGGGATGATGATCGCCTTTGCCGCTTGGGTCAGGCCCCAGGATGTGCTGTTTTTTTTCGCACCGATATTGGTGGCAACGATTGGTTTTGAAGCGGAATTATCGAACAAAAAAGAACAGAATTTAGCAGCTATTAATTGGAGCAAAGCGAGTCAAACTATTTTTATCAATATTACTAAGAGAGAATTTTGGCAACCACTGCTAGTAATGCTGACAGTGGCTGTGTTAATGCAAATTCCCCAGCTATTAATTTATCTTTGGCAGTATGGCGGCATTGACCGCATTCCCTATCTAGAGGAAGGACAAGCCACAGGCCATGGAAGCAGTTTTAATTGGTTGCAACCATCCCTTTGGCAAGTATTATTCTCCGGTCACCGGGGCCTATTTATTTGGCATCCCATAACTTTACTGGCGGTGGTTGGCTTCGTGCTGAGTTGGCGACTATTGCCCCGTTTAAACACTATTTTCTTGGTAACTTTCTTAGCTCAAGTTTATTTTATTGCCGCCTGGTGGTCTTGGTGGCAGGGGGCTAGTGTAGGGGGGAGAATGTTTAGTAATTGCACTTTTTTATTTGTGTTTGGGATAGCCCGTTTTTGGCAAAAATTTCCCCGTCAACGCTGGCAGAAATGGGCGGTTTTTGTCACAGCTATTTTTGCTTTTTGGAATATGCTAATTGTTTTGCAGTATCAGTCCGGCATGATTCCACCAGAAGCTCCGGTAACGTTAGTGGAACTATACCAAAATCAATTTAGGGTCATTCCTTTTTTTATTAATCATCTTCTGAGTAAGTTTTGAAGCTGAACTATAGCAAATGACGAGATAGTTAGGACAGTTCTCTCAACGCTATATCCAATGCAGAAATCAGCGATTCTCCATTACTAACAAGTTGGGAAACATAACGTTTTAGTCTCGCCCAGAACTTCTCAATTTTGTTCAAGTCTGGTGAATATGGTGGTAAAAATATAACCTCACACCCAGCTTTTGCTACCAATGCCTTTATTCTTTCTTTCGGATGAAAGCTTGCATTATCCATGATTAGTATCTGACCTGGTATTAACTCTGGTAATAACATTTCTTCTATCCACGTGCATACTACTTGAGCGTTACAGTATCCTTCAAATATCATTGGAGCTATTGTTGTTCCATTCCACC is a window of Synechocystis sp. PCC 7338 DNA encoding:
- a CDS encoding alpha/beta fold hydrolase gives rise to the protein MIFSLTVPVPAFTEATSLECWRQMQQVSLPVHCSDRPSPIAVDTNYVDQGQGETMLFLHGFDSSVLEFRRLLPLIKKDFRVIAVDLLGFGFTTRSKTLPPTPANIKIHLDHFWQTVIQEPITLVGVSMGGAVALDFCLSFPERVKKLVLIDSAGLAKQPFASRLMFAPVDRWLTKFLANPNVRQSIGQAAYYDRNLASEDARRCAEAHLACAGWSDGLIAFTKSGGYGSFSQQLGQIASPSLIIWGKQDKILGTKAPEQFRRLLPQSQLLWLDTCGHVPHLEQPEATAAALRQFCL
- a CDS encoding type II toxin-antitoxin system PemK/MazF family toxin; protein product: MNTIYEQFDVVIVPVPFTDRQSDIRRPALILSDAPAFNNRIGHSVMAMITSAKNAPWPLDTPIEDTRSAGLFTPSVVRMKLFTLEHKYILDCVGSLSKQDRLMVKSAFPHVFKLS
- a CDS encoding cytosine deaminase, encoding MSSPLAFPSNGHYWLENAHILPNLVKIKVNFPENFQFPSPWEDLGLYNLEIADGKIKNIIAVGQGEELDLVTDDDVPRVNLGRRMILPCFVDMHTHLDKGHIWGRSPNGNGTFAGAIASTQRDAANHRQPEDVYRRMEFGLRCSYAHGTVAVRTHLESAGQRGQMVWEVFRQLRQTWVDRLTLQGVAMVTTDYYLTPEAEKLADQMTEWGGILGGVAYAGPQVEAQLTRLFSLAQTRNLAIDLHVDENGDRRSRVLHQVAAIALKVGFTGQIVCGHCCSLDVQSPQQVQQTLDLVKQANIAIISLPLCNLYLQGRDQPQEPAWRGITKVHAIQAQGIPLVFASDNCRDPFFPFGDHDGLEVLNQSVRIGQLDPPYGRWCATVNHTPAQLMGLVGHGCLAVDGPADFVIFPARHFSELFSRSQGDRLVIRRGKPTHHRPPEYQELDNLMGFGVVGS
- a CDS encoding GtrA family protein, with translation MITRETLPIYLQRLWRNAMVRWWIIGIIAMVFNVVLLDWFKVSLGMTLTWASVLSAEVITIIRYGAIDLWVFRNPSLSWQRCWEYHVANFSGFFLWSFIIVILGNKLGWDHKIAAIVATMITVFWSMATNFLWVWRKPKKKA
- a CDS encoding IS630 family transposase; amino-acid sequence: MYREIEEEARKAFEDEIKQYAAEKLIYMDQAGLDDTLDYPYGYCHKSERLKASKLGHRTKRVSIISCWWNGTTIAPMIFEGYCNAQVVCTWIEEMLLPELIPGQILIMDNASFHPKERIKALVAKAGCEVIFLPPYSPDLNKIEKFWARLKRYVSQLVSNGESLISALDIALRELS